CCATCCCCAACGAATTCGAGATCATCGCTCTGCCCGACGATGCCGAAATTGCATCACAACCAGCCTTTTTCGGCATGGATACACTCGCCGAAACACATCAAATCGTCCTGCTGCCCATCACGACGCTCGCCGCGAGCGAAAACGTCACCGCCGAAATTACCCTCAAAGCGCCGTGGACCTATCTCACTGTGACCACGACCAACGCCGCCGCGGCCTCAGCCGCAGGCGCTCTGCTGGCGCAGAGCGCCCCCGCCCGCACCGCGGTCGGCGGCGGCGCCATCCCCATCGGGACAGCGCGCACGCTCGTCGATCAGAAAATCGTCGTCGAGGGCATCGCCACCATGTACACGGGCGGCTACTTCGCCGGAAACGGCAACACCAAATTCTACATCGAAGATGAAACCGGCGGCCTGCAAGTCTGGATTGACGATGGCGAAGGTGATGTCAATGTGGCGCTCGGCGACCGCGTGCGCGTGCGCGGCCTGCTGCTGCTTTACCGCGGCACAATGGAGTTGGCTCCCGCGCCCGAGGGTATAGAAATTATCGAGCAAGGCTCCCCCGAGACGTACTACCCTCCCACACCGGTCAGCGTGGGGGACGCGGCCACCGAAAGCGAGACTCTCGCCGGGCGTTTGATCCAGGCCCAGGGAACAGTAGCACGCGTGGAGGAGTTCGCCTACAGCCACGAGATCGATCTGGTTGACTCAGACGGTCACCTCGCTCAAATTTACGTCGATAAACTCACCGAAATCAATATGCAATCCATCCAGAGCGGCGAAATCTACACCATCACCGGCGTGCTCGAAGTCACCGACGACAATGCCCGCATTTATCCGCGCATTCAGGCTGATCTCGCCAAAGTTTACCCACCGGTGCTCGAAATTGCCATCAACGCCCCGGTCAATATCCGAGTGGGCGAAGCCTTCACCGTGACGCTCACTGTCACCAATCACACCCCCAACATTCTGCACAATATCGTCATTACGGCCTCGCTGCCCGACTTTGATTTAGGGGTGCTAGAAATCAGCGACGGCGGCGAGCAGGCTGGAAAAATAATTACCTGGATTCTGGATGAACTGGATGGGGAGGGAACTGCGGCGAGCGTAGCGAGTGTGAGTTATCAGGCCAAAGTGGATACCAGCGAAGCCGCCGTGCGGCTGGAACCGGTGTTGGTGGCTGCCCCCGGAGTGGATTCTGCCCAAAGCACGGCGCTTGACCTATTTATTGGCGAGCAAATCCCCGTGTGGGCCATTCAGGGGGAGGGTGCCAGTTCGGCCTACGCTGGCGAACGCGTCACCACCAGCGGCCTTGTCACCGGTGTTTTCCCCGAGTTGGAAGGTTTTTGGATTCAAACCCTCGAAACTGACTACAACCCCCTCACATCTGACGGGCTGTTTGTCTACACCAACACGCTGACCCCCGAAGTGCTGCCCGGCGACGAAGTGCAGGTCAGCGGGGTAGTGAACGAATATTACAGCCACACCGAACTTGAAATCACTTCGCTCGAAGATATTGTCGTACTCGGCACAGCGCGCGCCCTGCCCCCCGCCGAAGAACTCAATCCCCCCGCCGACGAAGCCGCTGCCCTGGCCTACTACGAAAGCCTGGAAGGTATGTTTGTGAAGGTCACCGCGCTTGCCATCGTTGTGGCCCCCAGCAACCGCTACGGCGAATACACGCTGGTGCGCGCCGAACACGGTATCGAGCGCCTGTGGCGCGGCGACGAGAGCGGCATCGCCATTGTGGTCGATGATGGCAGCAGCGGCACGCATGATGACCGATCCACAATGGCCTACGCCGTCAACAGCGGCGATCAGGTGACCAATCTCATTGGGCCGCTGGCCTACACCTACGGACAATACAAACTCGAGCCGGTGACAACGCCCGCATTGCAGGCCGCGCAAAACGATCTCGCTGTACTCACCCCGCTCGCCGACGATGAATTCAGTCTGATGACTTGGAACGTCGAAAATCTCTTTGATTTCACCGATCCGCACCCCAGCAGCCCCGATATGCCGGGCATTGAGGCATATCGCACGCAGATCGCCAAAGTTGCCAACACCATCGTCGCCGCGGGCCTGCCCACGGTGGTCGGCCTGCAAGAAGTGGAGAATATTGGCATTCTTGAAGATATTGCCGAACACGAATCGATTGCCGAATACGGCTATCTGCCTGTACTCATCGAAGGCACAGACAGCCGCTATATTGACGTTGGCTATCTGGTGCGCGGCGACAAAGCAATGATTTTGCATGAAGAGCAGTTCCCCGCCCCGGAGGGCCTTACCAGCCGTCCGCCGCTGCTTGTACAGGCGCAGATCGGGGATATGAAAATCTCCATTCTCAATAACCATTTCACATCCATGAGCGGCGGCGAAGCCGCCACCGAGCCGCGCCGGGTCGCCCAGGCCGCCTGGAATGCATCCGTGATGGGTGAAATTTTGACCGACGATGAAAGTGGCCTGTTGGCCGTGATGGGCGATCTGAATTCGTTTTACGATGCCCCCCCCATTGATACCTTGCGGGATGCCGGGCTGGTACACGTATTTGAAGAACTCCCCCCCGAAGCGCGCTACACCTACATCTACGAAGGGCGCTCACAAGTTCTCGACCACATACTTGTCACCCCCGCCCTGATGGAAAGGCTGACACGCGTCGAAATCCTGCACGTCAACGCCGACTACGCCCTGCCCGCCCCCGACGATACCAGCCCCTTGCACAAATCGGATCATGATCCGGTGGTGGCTGTTTTCTCATTAACACCCTGATTACTTGTTAAATCTCACGTGAAAATAGAATGCGGATTACGCGGATACAGCGGATTTTCACAGATAAAATAAAAAAACACGAAAATCAGTCTAATTCGCGTCACGTGTGCCCTTTAGGGTGTCCGCTTTCTATTTTGATCTGCACGGCGCAATGAAACTATGATATAGCCAGACCATAAATCCACAGTACTTGAATGTGGCATAACTTTACAAATAGGGTAAATATGGTAGACTTTGGGGGAAATTCGAAATCCCTTGCCTTGGGGGCAAAATATTTTTTAGGAGAACGCCATGACAGAAACAACTGCCGCATCTCAGCAACATGCTTCGATGATGATTTCCTATTCCCGAAAAGACAAGGAATTTGTGCAACAGTTGCACAAATCACTGCTGAAATCTGGCATTCCCGAGGAGAACATCTGGATTGACTGGGAAGATATTCCCGCCGCCGCGGATTGGATGGATGAAATCACCCGCGCCATCGGTGGTGCCGATACGTTTATTTTTGTCATTAGCCCCGCTTCGCTGGATTCAAAAGTCTGTGGGGACGAAGTCCGCGTTGCCAGCGAAAATAACAAGAAATTTATCCCCATTTTGCACCGCGAGCCGACCAAAGAGAATACGCTCCCCGAGGGTATTTCGCGCACAAATTGGGTATACATGCGCCAAAATGACGATTATGATGCCGCGTTCCCCCTTCTGCTGGAAGCCATCAACACCGACTTGGAGTGGGTGCGCGAACACACGCGTCTGCTGGAGCGGGCCATCGAGTGGGGGCAGCAAGGGGAAGATAAAAGCTTCCTGCTACGCGGCTCCGATCTGGATACTGCCGAAACCTGGCAGTCGGATGCTACCGAAGGCAAAGAACCCCAGCCCACGCATTTACAGGCGGTCTATATTCAAAATAGCCGTGAAGATGCCAAGCGCAGGCGCAGGAATTTGCTGATCAGCGTGTCCATCGCCTTACTGGTCTCGATTGTGCTGGGTATCACCGCCGTCATCCAGTGGCTCAACTTCCAGACGCAATCACAAATGAATTTGGTGCGCCAACTCGCCGCGCAGGCCACCTCCAAGCAGGAAGAACGGCTCGACTTGGCCTCCCTGCTCAGTCTGGAAGCCAATCGTCTCTCTGAAATCTACACCAACAGCACAGACCAAACCAGGGCCGAGGTCAATGGCAGTTTGCTCTCGGTGGTCATGCACAAGCCAGAGCTTAATGGCTATATTTACGGACACACCGCCCAGGTCTACGCGGTGGATATGAATCTCGAGACGGGCATTATCACAACCGCATCCGCCGACGGCACAGTGCGGCTAATTGATCTGGATACGCTCACGCTGATTCATCTCTTCGAGAAAGAAGACGAAAAACTCATCTCCGCGGAAATCAGCCCGGATGGAACCCAAATCGCCATTGGTTCCGACTACGGCTCGGTCTCTGTGTGGGATGCCGGAACGCATGAACTCGTCCGCGAATTCGTTCCCAACGAGCAGCGAAACCGGATACGCAAAATTATGTACAGCCCCGACGGCAGTACGATTGCCGCTGTGGATGATGACGGTACGGTCGTTGAATATGATGCCGAGACGTTGGAAGAAATTCAGGTTTATAACGCCAATGACTACGACTACGGCGTGGCCTACGGCCCTGCAGGCGAAACACTCGCCATTGGCTCGATAGATGGCTATATTGAAATTTATGATCTGCAAAACGGCGAAGTTATTCAAACCGTAGATACCGGCGTGGATACCGGCGCTCGCTCCGTTGCCTTCAACCGTGAGGGCACACTCATGGCTTCTGGCGGCGGCAATGGCCTTGTCCAACTTTGGGATGTTGAAACCGGCGAAAATCTGGGGAAATTCGAACACCCCGGAACGATCATTGTCAACAGCCTGGTTTTCGATCCCGCTGGCGCATTTTTGGCCGTCGGCACAGACAGCCGCGATGTTCTTCTGGTTCCCTTGACGAGCGATGGCAGCGGTTTTGGTGAAGATGTCAACTTCCTTAGCGCGCATGTTGGCGAAATTTTCAGCATTGCCATTAGTGACGATAGCAACTTGCTGCTTTCCGGCGGTATAGATCAAACCGCCATCCTGTGGAACGTCACCGAGGGCCTGGAAAGTGGGGGGAGTTCCATGCAAGTGACATATCCCTACCCCGAAGGCGATGTCAACGAAGTTGAGTTCAGCCCCGATGGAAACTGGCTAGCCTACGCCAGTGACGATTCTACGGTCTACGTGCAAGATTTAACCGACGACGAAGCCGAAGTTGAAGAATTGAGCGCCCACGAAGCCCCGGTGAGGAATATTGCCATTCATCCGGGCAGTAACACCTTTGCATCCAGCGATACGGACGGCATGATCTTCCTGTGGGATACCGATACCGGTGAAGTCATCGGTGAAATGCAGCAAGATTCTGCTTACTCGCCTTTGGCCTTCAGCCCGGATGGCAGCCTGCTGGCCGCAGGCAGCGATGACAGCAGTGTTATTTTGTGGGATACAACCCAACAAGAGCCGGTTGCCACGCTCTCAGGCGCGCACGAAGACGGTGTGCTGAGCGTAGCCTTCAGCCCCGATGGCAGCCTGCTGGCTTCCAGCAGCCTGGACTTTAATATTGTGCTGTGGGATGTCGCCACAGGCGAACCGGTGCGCACGATCACCACGTTGTCGCAGGTTCCGACGGTGTTGTTCAGCCACGATGGTCAGCAGCTATTCTCCGGCGGGTACGATGCCATGATCCGCGTGTGGGATGTGAATACGGGTGATCCGGTCACGCAATTGGCAGGCCACCTGGGCGATGTCAACGAGATGGCCTTCAGTTCAGATGGCAAAATGCTCGTTTCCGGTAGTGCGGATGGCACCGTAATTCTTTGGGATATGACCAGCCTGGAGCGGATTGGCTTCCTTTCGGGGTCGCCCTACTCGATCATTGGCGTTGCGTTCAGCCCCACTCAGCCGCTTGTGGCCGCCGCCAGCCGGGATGATAACGTCTACACCTGGGATGTCAGCCTGGATGCCTGGAAGAAATTTGCCTGCTTCCGTGCCAACCGCAACCTGACGCAAGCCGAGTGGAATCAGTATTTCGGCGATCAGGTAGAATATCATCTCACCTGCCCCGATTTCCCGCCGCCCGCGGATTTAGCCAGCGCCCAAAACTAAATTTAAAACTTACCACGAAGACACAAAGTTCACGAAGAAGTACTTTATGTCCACAAAGAAAAACTCTGTGTTCTTTGTGTCTTTGTGGTTATTTTTCTCCTCGAAATTCCCCCATCTTCACCACCTTCTCACCCAAACGCGCNNNNNNNNNNNNNNNNNNNNNNNNNNNNNNNNNNNNNNNNNNNNNNNNNNNNNNNNNNNNNNNNNNNNNNNNNNNNNNNNNNNNNNNNNNNNNNNNNNNNCCGCCGTGGCCTTCGTTGGATGCTGCCGAAGTGTCGTAGCGCGTGCGCCGATCGCTACGGTGCTCGTCCACTTCAATCCACGCGCCGCCGTAGCCGAACTCGGCCCGCAATTCGCCACGCG
This genomic stretch from Chloroflexota bacterium harbors:
- a CDS encoding TIR domain-containing protein, with amino-acid sequence MTETTAASQQHASMMISYSRKDKEFVQQLHKSLLKSGIPEENIWIDWEDIPAAADWMDEITRAIGGADTFIFVISPASLDSKVCGDEVRVASENNKKFIPILHREPTKENTLPEGISRTNWVYMRQNDDYDAAFPLLLEAINTDLEWVREHTRLLERAIEWGQQGEDKSFLLRGSDLDTAETWQSDATEGKEPQPTHLQAVYIQNSREDAKRRRRNLLISVSIALLVSIVLGITAVIQWLNFQTQSQMNLVRQLAAQATSKQEERLDLASLLSLEANRLSEIYTNSTDQTRAEVNGSLLSVVMHKPELNGYIYGHTAQVYAVDMNLETGIITTASADGTVRLIDLDTLTLIHLFEKEDEKLISAEISPDGTQIAIGSDYGSVSVWDAGTHELVREFVPNEQRNRIRKIMYSPDGSTIAAVDDDGTVVEYDAETLEEIQVYNANDYDYGVAYGPAGETLAIGSIDGYIEIYDLQNGEVIQTVDTGVDTGARSVAFNREGTLMASGGGNGLVQLWDVETGENLGKFEHPGTIIVNSLVFDPAGAFLAVGTDSRDVLLVPLTSDGSGFGEDVNFLSAHVGEIFSIAISDDSNLLLSGGIDQTAILWNVTEGLESGGSSMQVTYPYPEGDVNEVEFSPDGNWLAYASDDSTVYVQDLTDDEAEVEELSAHEAPVRNIAIHPGSNTFASSDTDGMIFLWDTDTGEVIGEMQQDSAYSPLAFSPDGSLLAAGSDDSSVILWDTTQQEPVATLSGAHEDGVLSVAFSPDGSLLASSSLDFNIVLWDVATGEPVRTITTLSQVPTVLFSHDGQQLFSGGYDAMIRVWDVNTGDPVTQLAGHLGDVNEMAFSSDGKMLVSGSADGTVILWDMTSLERIGFLSGSPYSIIGVAFSPTQPLVAAASRDDNVYTWDVSLDAWKKFACFRANRNLTQAEWNQYFGDQVEYHLTCPDFPPPADLASAQN